Proteins co-encoded in one Malus sylvestris chromosome 7, drMalSylv7.2, whole genome shotgun sequence genomic window:
- the LOC126628874 gene encoding RING-H2 finger protein ATL70-like, with protein sequence MPVDADEIYDAAGVCIGVIAIIILIYWISYCKRRQSPVDPSDHDEGSATIEQGLDEATICSYPKLPYSEAKLQMVGSVSAPSCCCICLADFDDTDTLRCVPNCGHFFHQICVDKWLQLHPSCPICRTSPLDPSVGSMNTSEV encoded by the coding sequence ATGCCAGTCGACGCTGACGAAATATATGATGCCGCTGGAGTTTGCATTGGCGTCATCGCCATAATCATACTCATATACTGGATCTCTTACTGCAAGCGGAGACAATCTCCGGTTGACCCGTCGGACCATGACGAGGGCTCCGCAACCATAGAACAAGGGCTTGATGAAGCTACAATATGCAGCTACCCGAAACTGCCCTACTCCGAGGCCAAGCTTCAAATGGTTGGTTCAGTTTCAGCGCCTTCTTGCTGTTGCATATGCTTGGCAGATTTTGATGACACAGATACATTGAGATGTGTGCCTAACTGTGGCCATTTTTTTCACCAAATTTGTGTGGATAAATGGTTGCAGCTCCACCCTTCTTGCCCGATTTGCAGAACGTCGCCTCTGGATCCATCTGTGGGATCGATGAATACTTCTGAGGTGTAA